TGCCGATCTGCTGGATCACGCCCTTGTCCAGCACCGCCATCCGGTCCGAGGTGGTATTGGCTTCCTCCTGATCATGGGTCACGAAAATTGTCGTCAGACCCAGCTTGCGCTGCAACGCCAGCAATTCGCGCCGCATCTGGACCCGCAAGGCGGCATCAAGGTTCGACAAGGGTTCATCCAGCAGCAGCACCTGCGGCTCGATGGCAATGGTGCGGGCAAGGGCGACGCGCTGCTGCTGGCCGCCCGAAAGCTGCGCGGGCATCCGGTCGGCCAGGTGCAGCAGACCCACGGTTTCCAGCGCACGCTCGACCTTCGGGCCGATCTGGCGCGTGGGCATCCGGCGTTCCTCAAGCCCGAAGGCCACGTTGCGGCGCACCGACATATGCGGCCACAGCGCATAGGACTGGAACACCATGCCCACATTGCGCTTCCACGGCGGCAGCCGGGCAATGTCGCGGTCGGCGATCAGGATGCGACCCTTCGGCACCGGCCCGAACCCCGCGATCGCCCGCAGCAGCGTCGATTTGCCCGAGCCAGAGGGACCAAGGAAGGCGAAGAACTCGCCCGGCTCGATCACCATGTCGATACCTTCCAGCACCTTGGTCTCGCCGAAGGACAGGTGCAGATCCTCGATACGGATTCCGGCTTTTGTCAGTGTCATCTGTGCTTCTCCGAAACTCAATGCTGGTCGGCTGTCATGGTCTGGCGGGCGCGTTCACGCTCGATGATGCGCTGCGAGAGGTAAGTGCCAAGCGCCACGATCACCACGGCAAGGATGCCAAGCGCGGCCCCCGGCCCGCGTCCGGCGGGCGACTGCATGTAAAGATAGATGCCATAGGCCAGGGGCGCGTCCGAGGACCGCCCGACCAGCATGATCGTCGCCGACAGTTCCACCGCCGCGGTGGCAAAGCTGGTGACGAAGCCTGCAAGGATGCCGCCCGTCATCAGCGGCACTACGATGCGCCGGATGGTGCTGGTGCGCGATGCGCCAAGGCTTTCGGCCGCTTCCTCCAGCGACAGTGAGACCTGTTGCAGCGCCGCCATGCAGGCGCGCAGCGCATAGGGCAGACGGCGCACGGCCAGTGCCACGATGATGATGCCCCAGAAACTGGACATCTGGCCCAGCCCGAAGGGCAACTGGATGCCGTGGAACATGCGCAGATAGCCGATGCCCAGCACCACGCCGGGCACGGCCAGCGCGGCGGTCGCCATATAGTCCAGCCATTTGCGCCCCGGCAGCCCGGTGCGGATCACGATATAGGCGATGGCGGTGCCCAGAATAACGTCGATCACGGCAGCCGATCCGGCATAGATCAGCGTGTTCCAGACATATTGCGACGACTGGGTGAAGATCGTCCCGAAATGCTGGACGGTGAAGCCGTCAGGCAGCGGTGAAAACGACCAGATCGTGCCGAAGGCCAGCAGCAGCAGCCCGATATGCGGCGACAGCACCATCGCAAGGATGAACAGAATCACCCCCCATGCCAGCCATTTCTCGCGCGGTTTCAGGTCGCGGCGCGACAGCCCGCCGCCGCCCTTCTGCACGGTCGCGTAATCCTTGCCGCGCATGAACAGGAAGGACGCCCAGAGCGAAAAGACCGAAAACGCCACCAGGATGAACGAGATCACATAGCCCATCGGATCGTTGATCCCCACCCCGGTGATGCGCAGATATGCCTGCGGCGCCAGCATGTTATTGACGTTCAGCAGCAGGGGCGTGCCCAGATCGTCGAAAACCTTGATGAAGACCAGCGCCGCCCCCGCCAGATAACCCGGCATCGCCAGCGGAAAGACGATGCGCCGGAACATCCGCATCCCGTGAGAGCCAAGGTTCTGCGCCGCCTCCTCCATCGAGCGGTCGATATTGCGCAAGGACGCCGACAGGTTGATCAGGATGAAGGGGAAGTAATGGATCGACTGGACCAGAATGACGCCGTTCAGCCCCTCCATGAAGGGAATACGGAAGCCGAAATACTGGTTCAGCAGCAGGTTGACCGAGCCGTTACGCCCGAACAGCAGCGACATCGCCACCGCGCCGACGAAGGGCGGCATGATCAGCGGGATGATCCCCAGCGCCTGAATCGCCGCCGTGCCGGCGAAGTTGAAGCGCGTGGTGATATAGGCCAGCGGCAGCGCGATCACCGTCGCCAGCACCACCGACATGGCCGAGACATAGAACGAGTTCACGAAGCTTTCGCGAAACAGCGTCGTGTTGAAGAAATCCTGAAAGTTCTGCAACGTGAAGGCGCCGGTGCGGGCGTCCAGAAAGGCCACATAGATCACCTGCGCCACCGGCAGGACCAGAAAGGCCATCAGAAAGATCGCGATCAGGATACCCGCGACGGCGGCACCCGACAGGCGGGGAAACAGCGTGAACCCGCGCGAAGCGGTCCGGGAAGTGTCGGGCATGGTGTCCTCGCGGCGTCAGGGGTTCCGCGCCGCGACAAGGCGGCGCGGAAAGCTGGCTCAGTTCAGCGCGGCGGCCTGATCGGCCAGTTCGCGGGCCTTGCGGTAGTTTTCCACCGCGAAGCTGTCCCAGGACTGTTCCACCTCGGCCTGACGGCCGACAACCTCGGTGTCAGGGTCGGCGCGCGAGGTGGTGAAGACCTGCGTGAAGGACGGGTCCAGCGATTCCTCCTCGGTGATCGGCATGGCCTCGACCAGCGCGCGGGCCTCGGCGATCAGGGCGGCGGCTTCCTCGTTGCCGGTGTCGGCATGGGCGGCCTCGGCCCGCTGCACGGCGGCAACAGCGGCGCGCAGATCGTCAAGGCGATAGGTCACCAGTACGTCGAACAGCGAGTTCACCAGATTGTAGCGCACCCCCGACATGTCCACGTCGAACTCGATCGCGCCCGGCGCGAAATCTTCGGAAAACGGGTTGGGGAAATCCTCGGGCGCGTTGGCATATGCCTCGGGGTTAACCGGCAGGCGCATGATGGCGGGATCCAGAAGCACCTGCTGGCCTTCGGGCGACAGCAGGAATTCCACGAATTGCTTCGCGCCTTCCTGATTGGGCGCGTTCTCGATGATGCCGATATTGGCAGGCACGATGGCGGTCACGCTGGGATAGACCAGCTCGACCGGAAAGCCCGACGCCTTGGACGCCAACCCGAAGAAGTCGATCACGATCCCGAAGCCGGTCGAGCCGGAATTGACCGCATCGGGCACGCCGAAGCTGCGCTCGGTCACGGTGTTCATGTTGCCCGAGATCCATTTCCACGTCGCCCAGCCTTCATCCCAGCCTTCGCCTTGCAGCACGGTCTCGACCGTCAGGTGGGTGGTGCCGGAGCGCGAGGGCGAGGACATCGCCACATGGCCGTTATATTCGGCGCGCTTCAGATCCTCCCATTCCTCGGCCACGGGCAGGTCGTTGGCCTCGACATAGCGGGTGTTATACATGATCCCGTAGCCCGAGGCGGCGAAGCCGAAATAGGTGCCGTCGGGATCGTTGATCGGATAGCCGCCAATCTCGTCCGGGATGCCTTCGGACTGGATATCGACCGCGGCCAGCAGGCCGTCTTCCTTCAGCACCTCGAAAGCGTCGGGGGCCGAGGCCCACATCAGGTCGATCGTATTGGCGCTGCGGGTTTCCTGCAGATGCGACACGGCGGCATTGGTGTTGCGGCTGACCACTTCCAGCGTGGTGCCCGGATGGGCGGCCTCGAAGGCGGCCTTGAACGGATCGGTCAGATCGCGCGGAAACGAGGTGACCACCGTCACCGTATCAGCGAAGGCGGCAGCCGAGGTCATCATCAGCGCAAGCGCGCCGAGCGTAAAGGTTCTGTTCATGTTTCTCCTCCCAGAGGCGTCAGGCGGGCCGGGACATGCCGGCGCACCATTGGCGCGATAACTGTGCAAGAAGAGGAGCTACCTTTCAACATATTGTTTTGTTTAATTTTTATGGGTCAGTTTCGACACGCCAGATGGGTCATTTTCGACCCATTACAGCATGTGGTGATGGCGCAGCCGCAGATAGAGCCGCTTGCGCGGGATACCCAGAAGCGCCGCGGCCTCGGCCTTGCGGCCCCCGGTCTGTATCAGCGCCGAGCGCAGCAGGCGGGATTCGAAGGCATCCATCGCGGTATCAAAGTCCATGTCCGCGGTACCAGTGGTCTCACCGGGAGACGGAAAGCTGACGTCGAGGCCGATCACCAGCCGCTCGGCCAGGTTGCGGGCCTCGCGGACATTGCCGGGCCAGTCGTGCCAGGCGATCCGGCGGCCCAGGGTGTTGTCGATATGGGGCTTCGGCAGGTCGTGGCGGGCGGCGGCCTCGGCGGCGAAATGGGCAACCAGCAGGGCTGCGTCGCCCTCGCGCTCGCGCAGGGGCGGCAAGGGCAACGTGGCGTGGAAGCGGTGGAACAGGTCGGCGCGCAACCGCCCCTCTGCGACCAAAGCGTCCGGTGGGCGCTTGACGCTGCCGAGAATGCGCAGATTGACCGGAAGGGGGGCCGCGCCAAGCGGCGTGATCTCGCGCGATTCGACCACGCGCAGCAGGCGGACCTGAAGCCCGTCGGGCATGGATTCCAGCTCGTCCAGATAGAGCGTTCCGCCTTCCGCCCGCGCGATCAGGCCAGGCGCGTCGCTGGTGCCGAACAGTTCCCGGTCTACCTCGGCTTCCGACAGCGCGCCGCAGTTGATGGCGACGAAGGGGCCGTCCGCATGCGGCGACAGGTCGTGCAGGATGCGCGCGGCCAGTTCCTTGCCGGTGCCGGTCTCGCCCGCGATCAGCAGGTCGAGTTGCAGGCCCGCCAGCGCGCGCAGGTGCTGGCGCAGGTCCTTCATGGCGGCGGAGCGCCCGATCAGGCGGTCTTCGATCCGGGTCTGGCGCAGCCGGGCGTTTTCCAGATGCAGGTCGCGCATCGCCTGCGCGCGCCGCAGCACGTCCAGCATCAGTTCGGGCGCACAGGGTTTTTCCAGAAAGTCATGCGCACCGCCCCGCATGGCGCGGATCGCGGCGGGCACGTCGCCATGGGCGGTGATCAGGATGAAGGGCACCTCTGGCGCAACCTCCCGCGCGCGGTCCAGGAAATCCAGGCCGGAAAGGCCCGGCATCCGCAGGTCCGACAGGATCACGCCCGGAAAATCGGGCGCAAGCGCCGCCAGCGCGGGCAGGGCGGCCTCAAAGGCATGGACCCGGAAACCGGCCTGTTCCAATGTCTCGGTGGTGGCCTGCCGCAGGTCGGCGTCGTCCTCGACCAGCATCACTTCCATGTCATTCCTCCTGCCATCGGTTCAGGCGCAAGCGGACCTCGGCGCCGCCTTCGGCCTGCTGCTCGATTTCCAGATGTCCGCCCATGTCCTGCATGACGTTGAATGCGATGGAAAGGCCGAGGCCAAGCCCCTTGCCCGATTCCTTGGTGGTCACGAAGGGGTCGGTCAGCACCTGCCCGCTCTGGCCGCCCAGACCCACGCCATTGTCGCGCACGACCAGCCGCACGGGATCGAGTCCCGCCAGTTCGACGCGGATCAGGCCCGGATCAGACGCACCTTCCCGCGCCCCGATGGCATCCAGCGCATTGCCGAGGATGTTCAGCAGGACCTGTTCCAGCAGGATCTCGTCCCCCGCGACCGCCAACCCGGTCAGATCGGCACAGTCCACCCGCACGTCCTCGGCCCGCAGGCGGTGATCCAGCAGCTCCAGCGCGGCCTGCACCGGCTCGGCCAGCAGCACCCGCGTATTGTGATGCTCCGAGCGGCGGGCGATGCGGCGCAGATGGCCGATGGTGCGGGTAATGCGGTCCAGCAGCGCCTCGATCCGGGCGATGGCCGGGCGGGCCTGGGGATGGGCGGCGCGCAGGTTGTGCAGGCGGTGGCCGATGGCGGCAATGGGCTGGTTGATCTCATGGCTGATCGCGGCGGACATCTGGCCAAGCGCCGCCATCTTGCCCGCCTGCACCAGCTCGCGTTGTGTCATCTCCAGCCGCTCCAGCGCCTGCTGGCGGGCCTGGACCGAGGCACGAAAGACCTCGACCGCGCGAGCCATCTCGGCGATCTCATCGCCCTGGCGGGGCGTGCCGGAATCGCCGCCCGCGATGCGGGTCAGGTCGGTGGAAAGCGCCTCGATCCGCAGAAGGATGCGGTTATGGACGAAAACCGCCAGGATGATCGCCGTCGCCACCGCACCCAGGGCCGTCACCAGCCCCAGCCACAGCGATCCACGCATGATCGCCGAGGCGGCGGCATCCGCGCGGGCCTGCGCCCCGATCCGCTCGGTCCGGCCCAGATCGGTCAGCAGCGCCTGCATCCCGGCCAGCGCCGCTTGTGCGGCCTGCAACTCGGCCACGGCGGCGCGGTGCAGTTCTAACCGCTGTCCTTGCTGGACGAAAACGCTGTCCTCGCCCGAGGCCAGAGCCTTCAGCCGGTCCAGCGCCTGCATCAGCAGCGTCACATCGACCCGCTGCGGCAGGTTCAGCTGCGACAGGGCCAGCCGGTCCAGCGTGTCGCGGCCAAGCGCGGCGGTCTGTTCCAGCGCCTCCGGGCTGTCGGCCGAGCGCGCCTGCAACAGAAGCGCGGTCAGCGTCGCGGCCTCGGACCCGATCTGCTGCACCCGGTCGCGCAGCAGCCAGTCCTGCGACAGCGCCTGCTCGGCCCCGGCGCGGGTATCGGGATCGGTATTCACCACCAGCGCCGCAAGCTGCGTGTCCATGTTGAAGGACAGGTCGCTGAGGATCCCCTGCACCTGATCCTGCACATCGGCATGGATCCAGCGCAGGTCGGCCCCGATCCGGGCATCGAGTCGTGCGCGCCGGGTCAGGTTGGTGCTGATCCTGCCGAAGCCCGTCAGCGCGCGGCGCAAATCGTGCTCGGCGGCCTCGATCCCGGCGCGGGTCTCGGCGCGCTCAGGCGCTGCCAGCCAGAGTGGCGAGGCCAGAATCCCCTCGACCCCCTGCGAGGCGCTGTCGATGGCGCGCTTCATCCGATCGGCGGGCATGGCGGGGTCGGCGACCATCTGCATGGCCAGCGCGGCCAGTTCGCCCGTCGCCTCGGCCAGTTCGCCGGCCAGCGCGACGGCGGGAATGCGGTCCTGCGCCAGCGCACGAAAGTCGCGCTCGGCCCGCAGCATCACCATCATGCCGACCGCCAGCACCCCCACAGCTACGATCACGACCAGCACCAGCGCCGCCATCAGCCGCCCCCGGATCGAGCCGCGGCGGATCATCGCTGCTCCAACGCGCGGATCAGCGCCTCGGCATCGCGCAGGATGGTATGAGAGCGTTCCGACCATTCCAGCAGCGTCTCGCGATCCGTCGGGGCCGAGCGCGCCCGATGTTCGGTCAGCGGCATCCATGTCAGCAACCGCCGGATGCGGGCGCGTTCCGCCGCGGGCGCGTCGTCCAGCGCCCGCAGACGCCGCCACAGATCGCGACGCAGCAGCAGGTCGCGGGCGACGAAAGCCTCGAACAACTGCTTGACCTGCCAATAGCGGCGCGCGGCCAGTTCGGGATCATAGCGCGACCAGCTGAAATTCAGCGCCGCACGGATCGCCGGGTCCAGCGATTCCGACAGTTCGGTGCGAATCTCGGGATCGACGGGGATGCGGCGGATATCGGGGTGCAGCAGGATGCGCTGCCCCTCGGACGAAAGGACGAAATCCATGAAGGCCCGCGCCGCGTCTGGCTGGGTGCCGCCCTGCAATGCGGCGATCCGGGCGGGGATGAGGATGACCGGGCGGCCATAGCGAAAGACCAGCCCGTCGCGGGTCAGCGCCAGGAAGTCGATGGTCAGGCCGATGACGAAATCGCCGTCCTCAACACCTTCCAGCACGCCGAAGCTGCGCGCCGAAATGGTGTTCAACTGCCCCGCCAGTTCCAGGATCCACGCCCAGCCCGCCTGCCAGCCGCGATCCTGCAAGATCGTCTCCAGCAGCGAATGCATCGTGCCCGAGCGCATCGGATGCGACATGGCGATGCCCTGCGCGAAGACAGGATCCAGCAGGTCGTTCCAGTCCTGCGGCACCGGCCCGTCGCGAGATGCGCGCCAGGTCCAGCCGACGGCAGACCATGCAAAATCGGCATAAGGTCCATGCCCCAGATCGACCAGACGCCCGGCGCTGTCCAGCACCACGAAAGCCTCGGGGGCAGAGGCCCAGAACAGGTCGAATCCGCGATCATTGCCCGCCAGCACCTCGTCGACGGCGGCATGGGTGTTCTTGTTCAGGACGCGGACGCGGATATCGGGACGGCTGCGCGCGAATCCTTCCAGCATCGGATCGACCACCTCGGCCTGGTAGGAGGTAATGATCCGCAACTCCTCGGCGGGAACGGGTGCTGCAAGCAGGACCATCGCCCAGAGCAGGGCCACCAGCCTGCATGTTCTGACCCTGGTCTGATCTGGCCGGCCCATGTTTCCTCCCCCATGCGGAACTGTTGCATCCTCGGCATCGGCGAGGCAACTGGCCCGGGGCGCGAAACGCCTGGGCTGATCCACCGAAAAATCCACAGGCTTGCCGGGCCTTGCTTCGTGACTGGATCCGGTGTCGTTCTTCTGCAATGCGAGGCCTGTCAGGTGCTCCAACGGCAACAACTCCCGCTATTGATGATGGTTCGGCGCGGGCATGAGCATATGTTTTGGCTCAGCGCCCGTTGATGAGTTCGTCAGCCCGAGAAACGCTTTGTCCATGCGACGGGATCGACATCCTTTCCCTTGATCCGCCTGCCTCGTGGATCGAGATTGCGTCACCATGACATCCCGATATGCGATCATCCTCTATGGCCGGTCCGATTTCATCCGCCGGCAGGCGCTTGCTTCCCTGATTGACAGTCTTGCGGCGGAAATTCCGGGCGCGCTGGCCGCGACGGGGATACGCCGGTTTTGCATCCTGCCTTGCGGTGTGCCGGCGCACCGCTCGATCTCGCGATGGCTTCCGGGGGCGCTGAGCGCGCATTGCCAGTTGGCCGGCGTCGATATGGATATACGGATCGCGTCACCCGTGGAAGATTTCCTCGATTTCGGCGCAGCGGATCGTGGTATGGCTGCGAAAAGCGGAAGCATGCTCGCGACTGTGGCGGGGAAGTGCGTGCAGGGTCATTTTCCGCCCCCTCCGGCCTGTGCCGGTTTCGCGAATGAGGGGCCAGATTCATGATTTCATTCCAGAGGCTTACAGGGCACCTCGGTTCCCGATAGTACGGGCCAAGGGTGTGTCAAAACCCGGCGGTGTGCTATGCTTTCTCGACGTCGGGAGGGCAAACCATGACCGGTTTCATCGAAGGTGTGCCGCCGGGCCAGACGTTGCTGTTCCCGGATCGGCTCGACGACCGGATTGGTGAGGATGACCTTGTCCGCGTTGTCGCTCTTTTCGTCAATGAGCTTGATCTGCTGGCCCTCGGATTCGACCGCGCCCTTGCCGCGAGGACCGGGCGGCCGGGCTATCATCCGGCGACGCTTCTGAAGCTCTTCATTTATGGCTATCTGAACCGCATCCCGTCGAGCCGGCGGCTCGAGCGCGAGGCCGGGCGGAATGTTGAGGTCATGTGGCTGACAGGACGCCTGACGCCTGACCACAAGACGATCGCGGAGTTCCGGCGCACTAACGGCGGCGCCATCCGCAAGACCTGCGCCCGGTTCGTAGAACTGTGCCGGCGGATCGACGTGCTGAAGGGCGACTGCGTTGCCATCGACGGCAGCAAGTTCAAGGCGGTCAACAATCGCGACAGGAACTTCACCAGAAACAAGATCGCCAGCCGCTTGGCCCATCTGGAGGCCGATGTCGAACGCTACATCGACGAGATGGTGCGCATCGACCGGCAGGAGGAAGGCGAGTCATCCGGCGGCTGATGCAGGCCATTTCGGCCTGATCTGTGGCGCGTCTGTACTTCACGCTTGAAGTCTGTTTGGCGGCCGGTCGAAGCGCTGGACGAAAGCGGCAGCCTGCGGCTCTTAAAGTCCCTCGCAAATCACGTGCCACCAAGGGTTCTGACACACCCTCAGCCCATTGTGGTCTGGCCGCCTGCCTCGCGAAGGGGTCGGCGGCATCGACAAAGGTCTGGGCACGATCCCGGTCGAGCGGCGAGGATTCGGGCCAAGCGCAGGGTGCGCGTGTGTCGGGATGGATATGGTCGTCCGGTGACGGGAAGCCGGGCCGGGCTATTGCGTCAGCGACACGATGCGGCGGGTGGCGGCGGCATAGCCTTCGATCCCCAGCCCGGCGATCACCCCATCCGCCCGCAGCGAGACATAGGAATGATGGCGGAACGATTCGCGCTTGTGGACCTGACTGATATGGACCTCGATCACAGGGCCCTCGAAGGTGTTCAGCGCATCGAGGATCGCGACCGAGGTATGGGTCAGCGCGGCGGGGTTGATGACGATGCCGCAGGCGTCCTCTCGCGCTTCGTGGATCCAGTCCACGATCTGGCCTTCGTAATTCGATTGCAGCAGCCGGATCTGATAGCCGGGGGCGACATCGCGGCACAGCAGTTCGACATCCTCCAGCGTCTCGCGGCCATAGATTTCGGGTTGGCGCTTGCCCAGCAGGTTCAGGTTCGGCCCGTTCAGAACATAGATCGTCGGCATTGTTTTCCCCATCGTCGCCCCGATGATTAGCCTGTCGCGCCGCCGCTGTCAGCCCCGTGGCCGCGACATTCGCCCCAAAGGTTGCGCCCGATCAGCGCCTTGACCTGATCGCGGTTCCAGCCGTGATGATCGGCGGCAGAGAGCAGGATCTGCGTCTTGGCAAATGCGGCCATCGGGGTCATGTCCCCGGCGCTGATCGCGCCGGTCCCGGCCAGCCACGCCCCGGCGGCATAGTGGAACGCACCCACGCTGCCCCCGGTCACGCGGGTTGCGGCGACGATCACCACCCCGGCCTCTGCGGCGTCGGCCAGCGCCTGCCGGATGGCGCCCTGCGTGCCTGCGGGGAAATTGCCCTCTCCATAGCCCAGCAGGATCAGGGCACGGGGGCCGGTCGCGGTCACAGCGCGGATCATCTGCGCCAGAAAGGCATCGCTGGCGGGGAAGGCGTCGATCTGCGCCACCGGATGCGCGTCGATGGTGGCGGCGATGGCGCGCAGCTGATCGCGGGCAAGGGCCAGCGCGGCGGGATGGTCCAGCGAGATATCGGCACGCGGCGCGGGCAGGGCGGGTTCATGCAGGGTGGTGCCGGTGCCAAGCTGCGCCAATGGCGGCAGATGCGGGCTGGCGAAGGCGTCGAAGCGGATCGTGCTGGCCTTCACGATGCGGTTGGCGCGAAACAGCCTGCCGTCGAAAAAGGCGGTGACTTCGGGCAGGCGCAGTTCCATGCAGGCCAGAGCGCCGGCCAGATTGGCGAAGGCGTCGCTGCCGGCGTTCAGCACCAGCCCCTGCGGGGTTTCGCGAAACAGCGGCAGTTGCGAGCCGGTCAGGATCACCGGCTTGGACAGCGCGGCGCGCGTCTGATCCCCGGCCACGTTCAGCAGCATCGGCAGCGCCGCGCCGGTGAAATCCAGCGTATCGGTGCCGTGCAGGATCAGGAAACCGTCGAAATCGGCGTAGCGATTCAGGATATGCCCGGCCATCCGGCACCAGTCACGCGGTTGCAGATCGGTGCTGTCCAGCGTGTCGGCACCATCCGCGAAATGCAGATCCAGCGCAGGCAGGCGGGCCACCAGCGCGGGCATCAGCAGGGATCGCGCGGCGCGGGCGAAATCGGCGGCGGGCATGGGCGCAAGCGGCTGACCCACGCAGGAAATCGTGCCGCCGGTATTGATGATGCAGATCCTCATCGCCCGCCTTTTGCTGGTCCCACGCGATTGATAGCCGCGCGGGCCGCCTGACGCCAGCCGCTCAGAAGCCTTGATGGGTTTTGAGGAACTCGGCCTCTTCCGGGGTATCCTCGCGCCCCAGCACGCGGTTGCGATGCGGAAAGCGGCCAAAGCGGGCGATGATGTCGCGATGCTGATGGGCGTAATCCAGCGCGCTCTCATCGCCAAGCGCCTGATACAGCGCGACCGAGCGGTCCTGATCGGCCAGATCCTCGCTGTGCTCAAAGGGCAGATACAGAAATTGCCGCCCGACGGTGTCCAACTCGTCATCAAAGCCGCGATCCACCGCCATGCGGGCATGTTTCAGCGCCAGATCGTTGCTTTCAAAGCTGCGCGGGTCGCCCCGGAACATGTTGCGCGGGAACTGGTCCAGCACCACCACCAGCGCCAGAACGTCTTGCGCCGATTGCGCCCAGTCGTCCAGCTCGCCTTTGTGGGCGGCCTCGTAGGTGGGGCCGAATTCGCGGGCGATGCGGCGGTCGAACTCGTCCGATTTGACGAACCAGTGCGGGCGCGTGTCGTCCGAGAACCAGAAATTGCGCACATCGGCGGCGGTCTTGATGGTCATGCTGTCCTCCTTCATTGCGGCAGCGGGATATGTTCGTCGCGGTCGCCCGTGGGCAGATCGAATAATCCCCGACCCCAACGCTCGGCCTGCCATTGGCGTTTCGCCTCGTCTATGCGTTCCTTCGACGAGGCGACGAAATTCCACCAGATATAGCGCGGCCCGTTCAGCGTCGCACCCCCCAGCGCCATCAGCCGCGCGCCCCGGTCGCCCGCCTGAACGGTGATCGCGTCGCCGGGGCGGAAAACCATCATCTGCCCGGCCTGAAATTCCTGCCCGGCGATGTGGATGCTGCCCTCGGTGATATAAATGCCGCGGTCCTCGTGCTCGGTGGGCAGCGGGAAACGCGCCCGCGCGGCCAGCGTCACGTCCAGATAAAAGGTTTCGGAAAACATCGTCGCGGGCGCCTGCTG
The Paracoccus alcaliphilus DNA segment above includes these coding regions:
- a CDS encoding ABC transporter ATP-binding protein, encoding MTLTKAGIRIEDLHLSFGETKVLEGIDMVIEPGEFFAFLGPSGSGKSTLLRAIAGFGPVPKGRILIADRDIARLPPWKRNVGMVFQSYALWPHMSVRRNVAFGLEERRMPTRQIGPKVERALETVGLLHLADRMPAQLSGGQQQRVALARTIAIEPQVLLLDEPLSNLDAALRVQMRRELLALQRKLGLTTIFVTHDQEEANTTSDRMAVLDKGVIQQIGTPQQLYDHPENAFVAGFLGTANILKGAMQGADFVTEAGQRLPVVAPLEGANRIVLRPQNIRIAASGGEITGKVTHREFLGSQIRYLVETPDGQIIVDTLHSFGLPPYDEGAPVSLSIDSQSAPLLVD
- a CDS encoding ABC transporter permease, giving the protein MPDTSRTASRGFTLFPRLSGAAVAGILIAIFLMAFLVLPVAQVIYVAFLDARTGAFTLQNFQDFFNTTLFRESFVNSFYVSAMSVVLATVIALPLAYITTRFNFAGTAAIQALGIIPLIMPPFVGAVAMSLLFGRNGSVNLLLNQYFGFRIPFMEGLNGVILVQSIHYFPFILINLSASLRNIDRSMEEAAQNLGSHGMRMFRRIVFPLAMPGYLAGAALVFIKVFDDLGTPLLLNVNNMLAPQAYLRITGVGINDPMGYVISFILVAFSVFSLWASFLFMRGKDYATVQKGGGGLSRRDLKPREKWLAWGVILFILAMVLSPHIGLLLLAFGTIWSFSPLPDGFTVQHFGTIFTQSSQYVWNTLIYAGSAAVIDVILGTAIAYIVIRTGLPGRKWLDYMATAALAVPGVVLGIGYLRMFHGIQLPFGLGQMSSFWGIIIVALAVRRLPYALRACMAALQQVSLSLEEAAESLGASRTSTIRRIVVPLMTGGILAGFVTSFATAAVELSATIMLVGRSSDAPLAYGIYLYMQSPAGRGPGAALGILAVVIVALGTYLSQRIIERERARQTMTADQH
- a CDS encoding ABC transporter substrate-binding protein, encoding MNRTFTLGALALMMTSAAAFADTVTVVTSFPRDLTDPFKAAFEAAHPGTTLEVVSRNTNAAVSHLQETRSANTIDLMWASAPDAFEVLKEDGLLAAVDIQSEGIPDEIGGYPINDPDGTYFGFAASGYGIMYNTRYVEANDLPVAEEWEDLKRAEYNGHVAMSSPSRSGTTHLTVETVLQGEGWDEGWATWKWISGNMNTVTERSFGVPDAVNSGSTGFGIVIDFFGLASKASGFPVELVYPSVTAIVPANIGIIENAPNQEGAKQFVEFLLSPEGQQVLLDPAIMRLPVNPEAYANAPEDFPNPFSEDFAPGAIEFDVDMSGVRYNLVNSLFDVLVTYRLDDLRAAVAAVQRAEAAHADTGNEEAAALIAEARALVEAMPITEEESLDPSFTQVFTTSRADPDTEVVGRQAEVEQSWDSFAVENYRKARELADQAAALN
- a CDS encoding sigma-54-dependent transcriptional regulator, whose protein sequence is MEVMLVEDDADLRQATTETLEQAGFRVHAFEAALPALAALAPDFPGVILSDLRMPGLSGLDFLDRAREVAPEVPFILITAHGDVPAAIRAMRGGAHDFLEKPCAPELMLDVLRRAQAMRDLHLENARLRQTRIEDRLIGRSAAMKDLRQHLRALAGLQLDLLIAGETGTGKELAARILHDLSPHADGPFVAINCGALSEAEVDRELFGTSDAPGLIARAEGGTLYLDELESMPDGLQVRLLRVVESREITPLGAAPLPVNLRILGSVKRPPDALVAEGRLRADLFHRFHATLPLPPLREREGDAALLVAHFAAEAAARHDLPKPHIDNTLGRRIAWHDWPGNVREARNLAERLVIGLDVSFPSPGETTGTADMDFDTAMDAFESRLLRSALIQTGGRKAEAAALLGIPRKRLYLRLRHHHML
- a CDS encoding sensor histidine kinase, whose product is MIRRGSIRGRLMAALVLVVIVAVGVLAVGMMVMLRAERDFRALAQDRIPAVALAGELAEATGELAALAMQMVADPAMPADRMKRAIDSASQGVEGILASPLWLAAPERAETRAGIEAAEHDLRRALTGFGRISTNLTRRARLDARIGADLRWIHADVQDQVQGILSDLSFNMDTQLAALVVNTDPDTRAGAEQALSQDWLLRDRVQQIGSEAATLTALLLQARSADSPEALEQTAALGRDTLDRLALSQLNLPQRVDVTLLMQALDRLKALASGEDSVFVQQGQRLELHRAAVAELQAAQAALAGMQALLTDLGRTERIGAQARADAAASAIMRGSLWLGLVTALGAVATAIILAVFVHNRILLRIEALSTDLTRIAGGDSGTPRQGDEIAEMARAVEVFRASVQARQQALERLEMTQRELVQAGKMAALGQMSAAISHEINQPIAAIGHRLHNLRAAHPQARPAIARIEALLDRITRTIGHLRRIARRSEHHNTRVLLAEPVQAALELLDHRLRAEDVRVDCADLTGLAVAGDEILLEQVLLNILGNALDAIGAREGASDPGLIRVELAGLDPVRLVVRDNGVGLGGQSGQVLTDPFVTTKESGKGLGLGLSIAFNVMQDMGGHLEIEQQAEGGAEVRLRLNRWQEE
- a CDS encoding ABC transporter substrate-binding protein — translated: MGRPDQTRVRTCRLVALLWAMVLLAAPVPAEELRIITSYQAEVVDPMLEGFARSRPDIRVRVLNKNTHAAVDEVLAGNDRGFDLFWASAPEAFVVLDSAGRLVDLGHGPYADFAWSAVGWTWRASRDGPVPQDWNDLLDPVFAQGIAMSHPMRSGTMHSLLETILQDRGWQAGWAWILELAGQLNTISARSFGVLEGVEDGDFVIGLTIDFLALTRDGLVFRYGRPVILIPARIAALQGGTQPDAARAFMDFVLSSEGQRILLHPDIRRIPVDPEIRTELSESLDPAIRAALNFSWSRYDPELAARRYWQVKQLFEAFVARDLLLRRDLWRRLRALDDAPAAERARIRRLLTWMPLTEHRARSAPTDRETLLEWSERSHTILRDAEALIRALEQR